Proteins from one Arthrobacter sp. Soc17.1.1.1 genomic window:
- a CDS encoding IclR family transcriptional regulator yields MGAAEGTTTAAPASQTLSRGLRTLEILAEGPEGRTTAEIAEALGVHRSIAYRILRTLEEHSLVVRDAGGRFQPGPGLASLARGVAPRLQTAALPVLTAVAAELQMTAFIAVWDRSHCVTLVAVEPPHGEGTLVQRPGTRHRFDAGAPGIAIQSALTEARWERLAPGEPYREASRAAAAAGYAVSRDEVIPGVGSVAAPIAVRGQLPAALAVVYLRSDRPVEEIGARVAEAARAVGSVL; encoded by the coding sequence ATGGGTGCGGCGGAGGGGACGACGACGGCGGCTCCCGCCTCGCAGACGCTCTCGCGCGGGCTCCGCACGCTGGAGATCCTCGCCGAGGGGCCGGAGGGGCGGACGACGGCGGAGATCGCCGAGGCGCTGGGCGTCCACCGATCGATCGCCTACCGGATCCTGCGGACGCTCGAGGAGCACTCCCTGGTGGTCCGTGACGCGGGCGGGCGGTTCCAGCCCGGCCCCGGCCTCGCGAGCCTGGCCCGGGGCGTGGCGCCGAGGCTGCAGACGGCGGCCCTGCCGGTCCTCACGGCGGTAGCGGCCGAGCTGCAGATGACCGCCTTCATCGCCGTGTGGGACCGGAGCCACTGCGTCACCCTCGTCGCCGTGGAGCCGCCGCACGGCGAGGGGACGCTCGTGCAGCGGCCGGGCACCCGTCACCGGTTCGACGCCGGGGCGCCGGGCATCGCCATCCAGTCCGCCCTGACCGAGGCGCGCTGGGAACGCCTCGCTCCGGGGGAGCCGTACCGGGAGGCGTCGAGGGCCGCTGCCGCCGCCGGGTACGCGGTGAGCCGCGACGAGGTCATCCCGGGCGTGGGTTCCGTGGCGGCCCCCATCGCCGTGCGCGGACAGCTCCCCGCAGCCCTCGCCGTCGTCTATCTCCGCAGCGACCGGCCCGTCGAGGAGATCGGCGCCCGCGTGGCCGAGGCGGCCCGCGCCGTCGGCTCCGTCCTCTGA
- the paaK gene encoding phenylacetate--CoA ligase PaaK has product MTTLPLRASAADPATLDAEETWSRDHLESVQLERLRATLAHAYANVPLYRRKFDAAGVHPDDLRELTDLAKFPFTTKEDLRSTYPFGMFAVPQSQVARVHASSGTTGQPTVVGYTAGDLDRWASLVARSLRASGVKAGWKVHNAYGYGLFTGGLGAHAGAERLGCTVIPISGGQTERQVQLIRDFEPDAILATPTYLLTILDTMAAAGIDPSSTTLKTGVLGAEPWTEGMRQELEGRMGFDACDIYGLSEVMGPGVAGECVESKDGSHVWEDHFRPEIIDPFTEKVLDDGTAGELVFTSLTKEALPIIRYRTHDLTRLLPGTARPGMRRMERITGRSDDMVIVRGVNLFPTQVEELALGIPALSPHFQLELTRPDGQRMDQLTVRVEPREGVSAADAAAAAEELRHLIKTHIGSTCAVAVVEQGSLVRSSGKLRRIYDLRPRG; this is encoded by the coding sequence ATGACCACCCTTCCCCTCCGGGCCTCGGCCGCGGACCCCGCCACGCTCGACGCGGAGGAGACGTGGTCGCGCGACCACCTCGAATCGGTGCAGCTCGAGCGGCTGCGGGCCACGCTCGCGCACGCCTACGCGAACGTGCCCCTGTACCGGCGGAAGTTCGACGCCGCCGGGGTGCACCCGGACGACCTCCGCGAGCTGACGGACCTGGCGAAGTTCCCCTTCACCACCAAGGAGGACCTGCGCAGCACCTACCCGTTCGGCATGTTCGCGGTGCCGCAGTCACAGGTGGCGCGCGTCCACGCGTCGTCCGGCACCACGGGCCAGCCGACCGTCGTCGGGTACACCGCCGGCGACCTCGACCGGTGGGCCTCGCTGGTGGCCCGATCGCTGCGCGCCTCCGGGGTGAAGGCCGGGTGGAAGGTCCACAACGCCTACGGGTACGGCCTGTTCACGGGCGGCCTCGGCGCGCATGCCGGCGCGGAACGCCTCGGCTGCACCGTCATCCCGATCTCCGGCGGCCAGACCGAGCGGCAGGTCCAGCTCATCCGGGACTTCGAGCCCGACGCAATCCTCGCCACGCCGACGTACCTGCTGACCATCCTCGACACCATGGCCGCGGCCGGCATCGACCCGTCCTCCACAACGCTGAAGACAGGCGTCCTCGGCGCCGAACCGTGGACGGAGGGCATGCGGCAGGAACTCGAGGGGCGCATGGGCTTCGACGCGTGCGACATCTACGGCCTGTCCGAGGTCATGGGCCCGGGCGTCGCGGGCGAGTGCGTGGAGTCCAAGGACGGATCGCATGTCTGGGAGGACCACTTCCGCCCCGAGATCATCGACCCGTTCACCGAGAAGGTGCTGGACGACGGCACGGCGGGCGAGCTCGTCTTCACGTCCCTGACGAAGGAGGCTCTGCCCATCATCCGGTACCGCACCCACGACCTCACGCGCCTGCTGCCCGGCACCGCCCGCCCCGGCATGCGCCGTATGGAGCGCATCACCGGGCGCAGCGACGACATGGTGATCGTGCGCGGCGTGAACCTCTTCCCCACGCAGGTGGAGGAGCTGGCACTCGGCATCCCGGCCCTGAGCCCGCACTTCCAGCTCGAACTGACCCGGCCGGACGGGCAGCGGATGGACCAGCTGACCGTCCGGGTGGAGCCGCGGGAGGGCGTCAGCGCGGCCGACGCCGCCGCGGCCGCCGAGGAGCTCCGGCACCTGATCAAGACGCACATCGGCTCCACGTGCGCCGTCGCCGTGGTGGAGCAGGGCTCGCTGGTGCGCTCCAGCGGGAAGCTCCGGCGGATCTACGACCTGCGGCCCCGCGGCTGA
- a CDS encoding SDR family oxidoreductase, producing MTDETTPTTRTTGAQPPDAGAKTVLVAGAGGVIGRHVADEYARRGAQVRGLSRRPVAGSGWDHLPVDLLDREAARAGLEAARNTTHLVFAAYIERDTTAEQIEVNSALLTNTLDGLADAGAPLTHVTLYQGGKAYGAHLGYFNTPARERDARLIQPNFYYDQEDILRAAGAERGFHATMLRPEGVVGYAVGNPMNILMVIAVYASICRELGQPLRFPGTHAAYDALYQVTDASLLARATVWAGAEPRAADEVYNITNGDQLRWRHLWPVFARHFGMDYAEPQPVPLAEAMPHHAALWQGMVTKYGLVPTPFEDLAGWAFGDFLFRSGFDNVTSTIKARQHGFGDCLDTEDRFLELFDQLAAARIIPPLG from the coding sequence ATGACCGACGAGACCACCCCGACCACCCGGACCACCGGCGCGCAGCCGCCGGACGCCGGGGCGAAGACCGTCCTGGTCGCCGGAGCCGGCGGGGTCATCGGCCGCCATGTCGCGGACGAGTACGCCCGGCGCGGCGCACAGGTGCGGGGGCTGAGCCGGCGCCCCGTCGCCGGCTCAGGGTGGGACCACCTACCCGTGGACCTGCTCGACCGGGAGGCGGCGCGTGCCGGGCTCGAGGCCGCCCGGAACACCACGCACCTGGTGTTCGCCGCGTACATCGAACGGGACACCACCGCCGAGCAGATCGAGGTCAACTCCGCCCTGCTGACGAACACCCTGGATGGCCTCGCCGACGCCGGCGCGCCGCTGACGCACGTCACCCTCTACCAGGGCGGCAAGGCCTACGGCGCGCACCTGGGCTACTTCAACACCCCCGCCAGGGAACGCGACGCGCGACTGATCCAGCCGAACTTCTACTACGACCAGGAGGACATCCTCCGCGCCGCCGGCGCCGAGCGCGGCTTCCACGCCACGATGCTGCGCCCCGAGGGCGTGGTCGGCTACGCCGTCGGCAATCCCATGAACATCCTGATGGTCATCGCCGTCTATGCGAGCATCTGCCGTGAGCTGGGCCAGCCGCTGCGCTTCCCCGGCACCCACGCCGCCTACGACGCCCTGTACCAGGTGACCGACGCCTCGCTGCTGGCCCGCGCCACGGTCTGGGCCGGCGCGGAGCCGCGTGCCGCCGACGAGGTCTACAACATCACCAACGGGGACCAGCTCCGCTGGCGGCACCTGTGGCCGGTGTTCGCCCGCCACTTCGGGATGGACTACGCCGAGCCGCAGCCGGTCCCGCTGGCCGAGGCGATGCCGCACCACGCGGCGCTCTGGCAGGGCATGGTGACGAAGTACGGCCTCGTGCCCACACCCTTCGAGGACCTCGCCGGCTGGGCCTTCGGCGATTTCCTCTTCCGCTCGGGCTTCGACAACGTCACCTCCACCATCAAGGCCCGGCAGCACGGCTTCGGCGACTGCCTGGACACGGAGGACCGGTTCCTCGAGCTCTTCGACCAGCTCGCGGCCGCAAGGATCATCCCGCCGCTGGGCTGA
- a CDS encoding alpha/beta hydrolase, which yields MTTLPASPAPEGPDAPPDAVRGRSGRLVAGALAAGFLAALLLAAAPVLPATESGVTGGLLLGFALGWALLAVLSGFTDQPQRWAAAPALFLGSGGLLLVVFGAPMQEALAWVWPPALLVLVVWMVVRIRSATGRSTRALLYPVLALLVVAALAGGHETVRAAVSAGATPGHGRLIDVGSHRLYLDCTGEGSPTVVIEPGAGLASSDLDLIAPTVARDTRVCVYDRAGHGWSEPAAAPQDAARIAADLHTLLERAHEPGPYVIAGHSFGGLYALTFAGRYPGDVAGVVLVDSTAPAAGPTSDPEPGVAAPGRPDDTASRLSALVGAAGRLGVGALLGMESGDHLRSSVDEYLVAASSVEQAGRLETFGDRPLVVLTAGSGTRPGWTDAQDALATLSSNTLHRTVVGATHGSLLDDERHAAETAGGILDAVSAARTGNPFPPGRR from the coding sequence GTGACGACCCTTCCTGCGAGCCCCGCTCCCGAGGGCCCGGATGCCCCGCCGGACGCCGTGCGGGGGCGGTCCGGCCGGCTCGTGGCCGGGGCGCTGGCCGCCGGGTTCCTCGCGGCGCTCCTGCTGGCGGCGGCTCCCGTCCTCCCCGCGACGGAGAGCGGCGTGACCGGCGGCCTCCTGCTGGGGTTCGCACTCGGATGGGCCCTCCTGGCGGTGCTGTCGGGCTTCACGGACCAGCCGCAGCGGTGGGCCGCAGCTCCCGCACTGTTCCTGGGCTCGGGTGGCCTGCTCCTGGTGGTGTTCGGGGCCCCGATGCAGGAGGCGCTCGCCTGGGTGTGGCCTCCCGCCCTGCTGGTGCTGGTGGTCTGGATGGTCGTCAGGATCCGTTCGGCAACAGGCCGGAGCACACGGGCGCTGCTCTATCCCGTGCTCGCGCTGCTCGTCGTGGCCGCACTCGCCGGCGGGCACGAGACCGTCCGTGCAGCCGTCAGCGCGGGAGCCACCCCGGGGCACGGGCGCCTGATCGACGTCGGCAGTCACCGCCTGTACCTCGACTGCACGGGCGAGGGCAGCCCCACCGTGGTGATCGAGCCGGGTGCGGGCCTGGCGTCGTCGGACCTCGACCTGATCGCACCGACCGTCGCCCGGGACACCCGGGTCTGCGTCTACGACCGGGCGGGGCACGGATGGAGCGAGCCGGCAGCCGCCCCGCAGGACGCCGCACGGATCGCCGCCGATCTGCACACGCTCCTGGAGCGTGCCCACGAGCCGGGACCGTACGTGATCGCCGGCCACTCCTTCGGCGGCCTCTACGCGCTCACCTTCGCCGGCCGGTACCCCGGGGACGTCGCCGGGGTGGTGCTGGTGGACTCGACCGCACCGGCAGCCGGCCCCACGTCCGATCCGGAGCCCGGCGTCGCGGCACCCGGGCGCCCCGACGACACAGCCTCCCGCCTCTCCGCGCTGGTCGGCGCGGCAGGACGGCTCGGCGTCGGCGCGCTGCTCGGCATGGAGTCAGGTGACCACCTGCGGAGCAGCGTGGACGAGTACCTCGTCGCGGCGTCGTCGGTGGAGCAGGCCGGCAGGCTGGAGACCTTCGGGGACCGGCCCCTGGTGGTCCTGACGGCCGGCAGCGGTACAAGACCCGGCTGGACCGACGCCCAGGACGCCCTCGCCACCCTGTCGTCGAACACGCTCCACCGCACCGTCGTCGGGGCGACCCACGGATCCCTGCTGGACGACGAGCGGCACGCCGCCGAGACCGCCGGAGGGATCCTCGACGCCGTCTCCGCGGCGCGGACCGGGAACCCGTTCCCGCCGGGGCGCCGGTGA
- a CDS encoding VOC family protein has translation MSIKTTTHLNFRGTARQALHFYQGVFGGRLDLATYGDFGMPQDAPGSDRVVFGQLENEDGFRVMAYDVPGQDADPAATAGTTRREHGTTVTDRTFFQSVRAGSLEEVTAYWDALADGATVVEPLAASAWTPGFGMLTDRFGVTWVLDVDPAGGVTDRV, from the coding sequence ATGAGCATCAAGACCACCACGCACCTGAACTTCCGCGGCACCGCACGCCAGGCCCTCCACTTCTACCAGGGCGTGTTCGGCGGCCGCCTCGATCTGGCCACCTACGGGGACTTCGGGATGCCGCAGGATGCACCCGGCTCCGACAGGGTGGTCTTCGGGCAGCTCGAGAACGAGGACGGGTTCCGCGTCATGGCGTACGACGTGCCGGGACAGGACGCCGATCCGGCGGCGACCGCCGGCACCACCCGCCGCGAGCACGGGACCACCGTCACCGACCGCACCTTCTTCCAGTCCGTGCGGGCCGGCAGCCTCGAGGAGGTCACCGCCTACTGGGACGCCCTCGCCGACGGCGCCACCGTGGTCGAACCGCTCGCCGCCTCGGCATGGACACCGGGGTTCGGGATGCTCACCGACCGCTTCGGCGTGACGTGGGTCCTCGACGTCGACCCCGCGGGCGGAGTCACGGACCGAGTCTGA
- a CDS encoding glycosyltransferase, with amino-acid sequence MRMLLVTAGSRGDVEPFAVLARQAQAAGHAVRLMLPDNSGVDVAGLATVSLGVDYSGLIQQQGVSLAAVLRSYRSVVRPAMRQVLIGSARAALDVVPDVLVAHPKILSAPLIAGGLGIPFVWVELVPVMTPTAAFPAAGTITRNLGPFNRLTYQVAAGGAAMFRQDLSDVARMVGGQGSARPPASATLMPISPAILPRPADWPPSVHLTGPWRAAAAGVMPDEVSGFISEGGFVYAGFGSMAAGDPVARAREVIGGIRAAGSRALLATGLGGLALPPDVAGADVLVTTSVPHDAVLPRAEAAVHHGGIGTVQAATAAGTVSVVVPFIADQPFWGARLHADGLGPAPIRRRALTSPRLADALGQVGQYRPAVREAARAMAAEDGPAAALAVLEGLHR; translated from the coding sequence ATGAGGATGCTGCTCGTGACCGCGGGATCCCGCGGAGATGTCGAGCCGTTCGCGGTCCTCGCGCGGCAGGCGCAGGCCGCGGGCCATGCAGTGCGCCTGATGCTTCCGGACAACTCGGGGGTCGATGTGGCCGGGCTCGCTACGGTGAGCCTCGGGGTCGACTACTCGGGGCTGATCCAGCAGCAGGGCGTCTCCCTCGCGGCGGTCCTCCGCTCGTACCGTTCGGTGGTGCGGCCGGCGATGCGCCAGGTGCTCATCGGGTCGGCGCGGGCCGCGCTCGACGTCGTCCCGGACGTGCTGGTCGCCCACCCGAAGATCCTGTCGGCTCCGCTGATCGCGGGCGGCCTCGGCATCCCGTTCGTCTGGGTCGAGCTGGTCCCCGTGATGACGCCGACGGCGGCGTTCCCGGCGGCGGGGACCATCACGCGGAACCTCGGCCCGTTCAACCGGCTCACCTATCAGGTAGCGGCGGGCGGCGCGGCCATGTTCCGGCAGGACCTGTCCGATGTGGCGAGGATGGTCGGTGGGCAGGGCTCGGCCCGTCCCCCGGCCTCGGCGACGCTCATGCCCATCAGCCCCGCGATCCTGCCGCGGCCTGCGGACTGGCCGCCTAGTGTCCACCTGACCGGTCCGTGGCGGGCGGCGGCAGCGGGCGTGATGCCCGACGAGGTGTCCGGCTTCATCTCCGAGGGCGGTTTCGTGTACGCGGGGTTCGGCTCCATGGCGGCCGGCGACCCGGTCGCCCGGGCACGGGAGGTGATTGGCGGTATCCGCGCCGCCGGGTCCCGCGCGCTGCTCGCCACGGGCCTCGGCGGGCTGGCACTACCGCCCGACGTCGCCGGCGCCGATGTGCTGGTCACGACGTCGGTACCCCACGACGCCGTCCTGCCGCGGGCCGAAGCGGCCGTCCACCACGGGGGCATCGGGACGGTCCAGGCGGCGACGGCGGCCGGCACCGTCTCGGTGGTGGTGCCGTTCATCGCGGACCAGCCCTTCTGGGGCGCGAGGCTGCACGCCGACGGCCTCGGTCCCGCGCCGATCCGACGGCGCGCACTGACGTCACCCCGTCTTGCGGACGCCCTCGGGCAGGTCGGTCAGTACCGACCTGCCGTGCGCGAGGCGGCCCGTGCCATGGCGGCCGAGGACGGGCCGGCCGCCGCCCTGGCTGTCCTGGAAGGCCTGCACCGCTGA
- a CDS encoding helix-turn-helix transcriptional regulator, with protein MTGSSARLLALLSVLQAQRVWPGSVLAERLGVTPRTVRRDVDRLRELGYSIRAVKGPDGGYRMAAGSDLPPLLFDDDQAVAVAVALQNAPASGVDLDVAAERALAAIRQVMPSRLRHRIDGIRFSGVDTAGLRVDPAVLEAVTAAVREHRTLRFDDREGEPRRCQPHAIVARHGRWYVIGWDLDRDDWRIYRLDRMSPRTPTGAVFTPRELPAADARTYLSARLKGSDTVDRWPCVGEVVIELPLREVAPFAGDGMVEELADGSCRVSIGSWSWDGVLASVVRFGAPFTVMGPEPLHTAVRDVGARLAAADRDRSGG; from the coding sequence ATGACCGGAAGTTCCGCACGACTGCTGGCGCTGCTCTCCGTCCTGCAGGCACAGCGTGTCTGGCCCGGGAGCGTGCTCGCCGAGCGCCTGGGCGTGACGCCGCGGACGGTCCGCCGTGACGTCGACCGGCTGCGGGAGCTCGGCTACAGCATCCGCGCGGTCAAGGGGCCCGACGGCGGCTACCGGATGGCGGCCGGATCGGACCTGCCACCCCTGCTGTTCGACGACGACCAGGCCGTCGCGGTCGCCGTCGCCCTGCAGAACGCGCCCGCCTCCGGCGTGGACCTCGACGTGGCCGCCGAGCGGGCGCTGGCCGCGATCCGGCAGGTCATGCCCTCGCGGCTGCGGCACCGCATCGACGGCATCCGGTTCAGCGGCGTGGACACGGCGGGGCTCCGGGTGGATCCGGCGGTCCTCGAAGCGGTCACCGCCGCCGTGCGGGAGCACCGGACACTGCGGTTCGACGACCGCGAGGGCGAACCGCGGCGGTGCCAGCCGCACGCGATCGTGGCCCGGCACGGCCGCTGGTACGTCATCGGCTGGGACCTCGACCGCGACGACTGGCGCATCTACCGCCTCGACCGGATGTCCCCGCGCACACCGACCGGGGCCGTGTTCACGCCACGGGAACTCCCGGCCGCCGACGCCCGCACGTATCTGTCCGCCCGGCTCAAGGGCTCGGACACCGTCGACCGGTGGCCGTGCGTGGGTGAGGTCGTCATCGAGCTGCCGTTGCGGGAGGTTGCACCGTTCGCGGGCGACGGCATGGTCGAGGAGCTCGCCGACGGCTCCTGCCGGGTGAGCATCGGCTCCTGGTCGTGGGACGGGGTCCTCGCGTCGGTGGTCCGCTTCGGCGCGCCGTTCACCGTGATGGGTCCCGAGCCGCTCCACACGGCCGTGCGGGATGTCGGTGCCCGCCTCGCAGCGGCGGACCGGGACCGGAGCGGAGGCTGA
- a CDS encoding MFS transporter, whose product MALASERPDARSRDGMSAADRKVLAGTMVGTTIEWYDFFIFAQAAGIVFAALYFGPLEGESPGLAQLVSWATIGISFFFRPLGAVIAGRLGDKIGRKAMLVFTLVMMGSATALIGLLPTYAQIGVWAPVLLMLLRILQGFSAGGEWGGAALMAVEHAPVGKRGFWGAYPQIGVPVGMILATLVLFLLRSSMSPEDFLAWGWRIPFLLSVVLIVVGYFIRAAVAESPVFKRMIERKRDTATPLRNLLKTNKKQVILAAVIFIGNNAAGYLVIAFLSSYAQRALGMPAAPVLLATLLASFGWLIFTLYGGILSDRIGRVRTFQIGYALIFVWMIPMFMLIDTRSIWAYGIAIFVLTIGLGLSYGPMSAMYAEMFPANVRYSGIGIGYALGAILGGAFAPLIAEALLAQTGWSGSIGLYIMGLCVISFIGVTLVKETRGAPLEAEKDAVDSGAGRLS is encoded by the coding sequence ACGCCCGATCCCGGGACGGCATGAGCGCCGCGGACCGGAAGGTCCTCGCGGGCACGATGGTCGGCACCACGATCGAGTGGTACGACTTCTTCATCTTCGCCCAGGCCGCCGGCATCGTCTTCGCGGCCCTGTACTTCGGTCCGCTCGAGGGTGAGAGCCCGGGCCTCGCCCAGCTCGTCTCCTGGGCCACCATCGGCATCAGCTTCTTCTTCCGGCCCCTCGGTGCCGTGATCGCCGGACGGCTCGGGGACAAGATCGGCCGGAAGGCGATGCTCGTCTTCACCCTCGTGATGATGGGGTCCGCCACCGCGCTGATCGGCCTGCTCCCCACCTACGCGCAGATCGGCGTCTGGGCACCCGTCCTGCTCATGCTCCTGCGCATCCTGCAGGGCTTCTCCGCCGGTGGCGAGTGGGGCGGCGCAGCACTCATGGCCGTCGAACACGCCCCCGTGGGCAAACGCGGCTTCTGGGGCGCCTACCCGCAGATCGGCGTCCCGGTCGGCATGATCCTCGCCACCCTCGTGCTGTTCCTGCTGCGCAGCTCCATGTCCCCGGAGGACTTCCTCGCCTGGGGCTGGCGCATCCCGTTCCTGCTCAGCGTGGTGCTGATCGTCGTCGGCTACTTCATCCGCGCCGCCGTCGCCGAGAGCCCCGTGTTCAAGCGCATGATCGAGCGGAAGCGCGACACCGCCACTCCCCTGCGCAACCTCCTGAAGACCAACAAGAAGCAGGTCATCCTCGCGGCGGTCATCTTCATCGGCAACAACGCCGCCGGCTACCTCGTGATCGCGTTCCTGTCCTCCTACGCCCAGCGGGCCCTCGGCATGCCGGCCGCACCCGTGCTCCTCGCGACGCTCCTGGCGTCCTTCGGCTGGCTCATCTTCACGCTCTACGGCGGCATCCTGTCCGACCGCATCGGCCGTGTGCGCACCTTCCAGATCGGCTACGCCCTCATCTTCGTCTGGATGATCCCGATGTTCATGCTGATCGACACCCGCAGCATCTGGGCCTACGGCATCGCCATCTTCGTCCTCACCATCGGGCTCGGGCTGTCCTACGGCCCCATGTCCGCGATGTACGCCGAGATGTTCCCCGCCAACGTCCGCTACTCGGGCATCGGCATCGGCTACGCCCTCGGTGCGATCCTCGGCGGCGCCTTCGCCCCGCTGATCGCCGAGGCCCTGCTCGCGCAGACGGGCTGGTCCGGGTCCATCGGCCTGTACATCATGGGCCTGTGCGTCATCTCCTTCATCGGCGTCACCCTGGTCAAGGAGACCAGGGGCGCACCCCTCGAGGCGGAGAAGGACGCCGTCGACTCCGGGGCTGGTCGCCTCTCCTGA
- a CDS encoding thiamine pyrophosphate-binding protein, producing the protein MPTVSARIVSALLPATTEVFGVMGNGNAHFLDAVMAAPSLHFTAVRHEAGAVAAADAYHRASGRLAVATTTYGAGFTNALTPLAEAVQADIPLVLVVGDAPTTGMRPFDVDQCLVAKGLGATTFTVSAAQPGAAATAAIEHALRHREAVVLAIPYDLAAADAPDEEPAAAPTPAPLVHPSAADIEHAAALLSTAERPLILAGRGAWLSGAGDAAARLAGRLGALTATSGLGAGFFGDDPAALGIAGGWASERTAQLIEQADVVLVLGARLNQFTMRFGHSFHPGARVIQADLTAGPTSPAVTDFLHADARLTAEALLAAVGPRTDAARWSDTAAEAALNAHDAREDGDAAAPDGRLDPRSLCRALDRMLPADRTIVQDGGHFIGWAPGYLRVPAPNRLLMVGTAYQTIGLGFPSAVGAARALPDSTVVLCTGDGGALMALADLDSFIRTARRAVIVVFNDAAYGAEIHQYAVRGIDSGPMMIDEVDFAAVAAAFGARSATIAALEDLTAVEGWLDSDEDGVLLLDCKISQQVVAPYMQEIVAVATGRR; encoded by the coding sequence ATGCCCACCGTCTCCGCCCGAATCGTCTCCGCGCTCCTGCCCGCCACCACCGAGGTCTTCGGCGTCATGGGCAACGGCAACGCGCACTTCCTCGACGCCGTCATGGCGGCGCCGTCGCTCCACTTCACCGCCGTGCGGCACGAGGCAGGGGCGGTCGCCGCAGCGGACGCCTACCACCGGGCCAGCGGCCGCCTCGCCGTCGCCACCACCACGTACGGCGCCGGGTTCACGAACGCCCTGACCCCGCTGGCCGAGGCCGTGCAGGCGGACATCCCCCTGGTGCTCGTGGTCGGCGACGCCCCCACCACGGGCATGCGCCCCTTCGACGTGGACCAGTGCCTCGTGGCCAAGGGGCTCGGCGCCACGACCTTCACGGTCTCAGCCGCGCAGCCCGGGGCTGCGGCGACGGCGGCGATCGAGCACGCCCTCCGCCACCGGGAGGCCGTGGTCCTCGCAATCCCCTACGACCTCGCCGCGGCCGACGCCCCGGACGAGGAACCCGCCGCGGCACCCACCCCCGCTCCGCTCGTGCACCCCTCCGCGGCGGACATCGAGCACGCTGCCGCCCTGCTCTCCACCGCCGAGCGGCCCCTGATCCTGGCCGGCCGCGGCGCCTGGCTGAGCGGTGCCGGCGACGCGGCGGCACGCCTCGCCGGCCGTCTCGGCGCCCTCACCGCCACCTCCGGCCTCGGCGCGGGATTCTTCGGGGACGATCCGGCCGCCCTCGGGATCGCCGGCGGGTGGGCGTCCGAGCGCACGGCACAGCTGATCGAACAGGCCGACGTCGTCCTGGTGCTCGGTGCGCGGCTCAACCAGTTCACGATGCGCTTCGGCCACTCCTTCCACCCCGGGGCCCGTGTCATCCAGGCCGACCTCACCGCCGGTCCCACCTCACCCGCGGTCACCGACTTCCTCCACGCCGATGCGCGCCTCACCGCGGAAGCCCTCCTCGCCGCCGTCGGGCCCCGTACGGATGCCGCGAGGTGGAGCGACACGGCCGCCGAGGCCGCCCTGAACGCCCACGATGCCCGCGAGGACGGCGACGCCGCCGCACCCGACGGCCGCCTCGACCCGCGGAGCCTGTGCCGGGCGCTCGACCGGATGCTGCCTGCCGACCGGACGATCGTGCAGGACGGCGGCCACTTCATCGGCTGGGCCCCCGGCTACCTCCGTGTCCCTGCGCCGAACCGCCTGCTCATGGTCGGCACGGCGTACCAGACCATCGGCCTCGGCTTCCCCAGCGCGGTGGGTGCTGCCCGGGCCCTGCCGGACTCCACCGTGGTCCTGTGCACGGGCGACGGCGGTGCGCTCATGGCCCTCGCGGATCTCGACTCGTTCATCAGGACGGCACGCCGGGCCGTCATCGTGGTCTTCAACGACGCCGCCTACGGCGCGGAGATCCACCAGTACGCCGTCCGCGGCATCGACTCCGGCCCCATGATGATCGACGAGGTGGACTTCGCCGCCGTCGCGGCGGCCTTCGGCGCGCGGTCCGCCACGATCGCCGCGCTCGAGGACCTCACCGCCGTCGAGGGCTGGCTGGACTCCGACGAGGACGGCGTCCTGCTGCTCGACTGCAAGATCTCGCAGCAGGTCGTGGCTCCGTACATGCAGGAGATCGTGGCAGTGGCGACCGGCCGACGGTGA
- a CDS encoding LmeA family phospholipid-binding protein, which translates to MRWTRAKDWLIGALGMLLLLAVAVVILWWAVSDPAGDGGAGPAPSTPGAAPDTEAPAELRADEVWLGDLTLDAGTVVSEGSTLRDVRAVGQDVVTGPDGLVAARLSVDATVPFDVVAGELGGGAEVRAADGGQATVVRTVETLGRDVRVTATGTVEVEAGRLVMEPQSIDVGGPDFLSGPTAAVVRSLVTIEHEIEGLPEGLVLRDVTVQGDGFRAALQGDDVRLGP; encoded by the coding sequence ATGAGGTGGACGCGCGCGAAGGACTGGCTGATCGGGGCCCTGGGGATGCTCCTCCTCCTGGCGGTCGCCGTGGTGATCCTCTGGTGGGCGGTGAGTGACCCGGCCGGCGACGGCGGCGCCGGGCCGGCGCCGTCGACGCCCGGCGCCGCGCCGGACACGGAGGCCCCCGCGGAGCTGCGCGCGGACGAGGTGTGGCTGGGGGATCTGACGCTGGACGCCGGGACGGTGGTGTCCGAGGGCTCCACGCTCCGCGACGTCCGCGCCGTCGGACAGGACGTGGTCACGGGGCCCGACGGGCTGGTGGCCGCCCGGCTCTCCGTGGACGCGACCGTGCCGTTCGACGTCGTGGCCGGCGAACTCGGCGGCGGCGCGGAGGTCCGCGCCGCGGACGGCGGCCAGGCGACCGTGGTCCGCACCGTCGAGACGCTGGGGCGCGATGTGCGCGTCACCGCCACGGGCACGGTCGAGGTCGAGGCGGGACGGCTCGTGATGGAGCCGCAGTCGATCGACGTCGGCGGGCCGGACTTCCTGTCCGGGCCCACCGCCGCCGTCGTGCGGAGCCTCGTGACCATCGAGCACGAGATCGAGGGCCTGCCCGAGGGCCTGGTGCTCCGGGACGTCACCGTGCAGGGCGACGGTTTCCGGGCCGCCCTCCAGGGCGACGACGTCAGACTCGGTCCGTGA